A region of the Dysidea avara chromosome 9, odDysAvar1.4, whole genome shotgun sequence genome:
gatatctTACATTAACACTTCTGTGGTCtctagctatctacagtaagcAAATttgttaccccccccccccccaaaaaaaaaaaaagtttgtaATGGGCTGGAGAGCTCTATTTCTTGGCTAAGGTCAATCACTTTGTTTTAATCacagtattaaaatttgaatACTAATTATACAAAAGTgtcaaaattaatgtaaaaaAGTAAATCCATTGAGAAAtatatttacaaaataatttacataattatttacaaaaggtATGCCAAATCTATTTATTGCATGGCCTAACTACACTTGCTGTATCCCTGCCATTTTGATAACACTGATATGGTGGTTGGCAGCTCGTGATTGACATATCATCTGATGTGTTGAATCATCTTGGGAATCAACCCCACAGTTGTCTGTATCAGAGTCCACAATTGGGTAATACAGAAATGGGAACCATGTCATGTTGTCTAGAAATGTCTGAtgagcagcagcagtagcagtatCAACACTAATATGACCTATACAAACCAACAAAGTTTGTTAACAACTGCTAAACCATTTGTTGTACATACAATGattacaagtgtaaggaaaaccAAACAATTAGGGATCATTGTGATAAAATATGCTGAAACAAGGAGGATCAACATTTAACACAAATTTTAATATCTACTTTGTAGCCCATATAATCAACAATAAACAAACACTACTCGTGCACAATAAATGTGTGCCAAAATACCATTTACTAGCAAACAAGCAAGATAGTTGTTTCATTTAGTTTCCAGCATTGTTCTGTCCTTTACACAGCTCCACACACATGTAAAAGCACATCATGGACTATTTgtaccatttctttttgtttgAAGCACAAAGGTGTCAGTCTGCAGGTGGCATGTTGAGCTTGTCTGTAAGTGTAGAATCATCTGTAATTTTTTCACAACAGTCAAAGTAAGCAGACTGTTTACAGACATACTGCTGCAGTTCACCATGTATCAGACCAATGTAACCGCTAAGTGTgaaaaattaagcctgtagcATTAGCCATTTTTGGGTTACACTTAGTTACAGGGGCATACCCCGAGGGATTTCAGGAAACCTCTTGGAATTTATGCACTAGTTAGAACATTGGGAAATTGAGACTTCAGATTTCCAGTATCTGTGAATCCATAATGAAACAGGGCACATTATAAACCTTTATCTTAGTTTAACAATGGTGTCTCACATAATAGCATTGTTTGTATTATTATAACAACAATTTGGGTGACATACTGTAGTAAAGCAGTCAAACaatattaactactctaatagaacagtcacttagctgcagTGGAAACTACTTTTCAAATTCCTGTGTATGCCCAACTtttcagtcagtagaaatttttTAGATCACATTTGTAGCATTTCAGGTCACTATGAAGGCTTGATTGCagccaaccaatactgccaaagtgtAATGTGAAGCTGGTATCTGATCAATATTTCAGCAGTGATCTCTACCATTACTGTGCAGCCAGGTGGAAGGTGGGGGCTAGAGGGGCTGCAACCCCCCAACTTTCAGATGAGAGGGGCAGGACTCCTCCAATAATTATCTTGTGtaatatcacaagtgtatcacatGATTAAATATTGTCGTGGTTTCCAAACTGGCAGCTATATATCATATAGTGGAAGGATTCATTTGTACGTATGCAGTACCTGAAAGATTTTAATTGACAATACTTTTGCAAAAAGTGCCATCTTGTAGTActtatttttcaaaaaaatttctggggggcatgtccccacaCCCTCCTGAAAGGAGCATACTGTTGGTGTCAACTGAAATACTTTTGAACCCCCAACCTTTTCACCTTCCTCCGCCTCtgagtggaacccctctaagatGGGAAATTTATATTTAtcctttgtaaagaggtgtccTTAGTTAAGAGGCGTACGAGTTACTAACACTGTTGATTTGGGACATAGATGGATGTCCTTTGTAAAGATGTTGTCCGGTGTCCTGTAAGAAGGGTTCCAATGTAGTTGGCTTACTGTGAAGAATGGTACAATCAAACGGGTGTTGTAACTTCACTGTTTTGAATTAAGGTGCAATCATTTAGACACTAAAATCATTGAAACAGAAATGTAAATTTATACCGAAACCTTCCCTAAACATTGTCTTTTTTAGCAGGGGGTTCTACACACTGCTTATTTTAAACCTGCCTACACACATGAATAACAATGTCATTCTTATTACTTTTCTCTTTATCTACTTCATCCGAATATTCATTTGTGTGAATTAGAGGTGGTATATTGTTATGTACATCATCTTGTACACTATCTGGTACACCTGTTGGATATAGTCTTGAAATTTCTTCTTCATTATTACTGTTCTCATCGCTACTGTCATCAATTTCAATAACATCTGGTTTACTTGCTCTAAATACTTCATCTTTTCCATCACCTAGTCCATCACTAATACTATCACACTGTTGTTCTTCCCCATTCAGCGGTGACGTTCTATAACTTAACAGTTAGTATATAAAGGCATATAAGGTACTACTTTAAGCAGATACTGTAGTTCGCTTTTTttccattgtaaaattttgtatgcaaaaattataagaaagtttcttacacaaaaattttgcaaaagattgaaatactctaatagagcagtcattcacatgtAAATCATACTAAAATACTTTACATGATAtctttttgcacaaaaataaagcaaattacagtaataACCAAAGGAGGTACATAAGGGTTGTTAGTATCATTTTTCTGAAAGTAACATATTTATAGCCTCGGTGTGTTTTGGAAATAAGCTTTTATAACTAAATTTCTTTCAGCTACTATTCATTATCAACATGCTCAGTCATTACTGGTA
Encoded here:
- the LOC136266987 gene encoding uncharacterized protein; the encoded protein is MDKGVEAKSDRLTVGLETSFVDLLGSNVLQCKNQARPLCCITDEDADYYAVFIQTLVNPVVTNCNTVDTQLDSLIDYNATTESLHNLIMSQGLQQTAAAGFGLTCPKRVGPLENSVVKMNEEIKEMEGICKERRQSIALLKQTLAVLQENFIVLNYRTSPLNGEEQQCDSISDGLGDGKDEVFRASKPDVIEIDDSSDENSNNEEEISRLYPTGVPDSVQDDVHNNIPPLIHTNEYSDEVDKEKSHISVDTATAAAHQTFLDNMTWFPFLYYPIVDSDTDNCGVDSQDDSTHQMICQSRAANHHISVIKMAGIQQV